In Gemmatimonadota bacterium, the genomic stretch CGCGGAGCGTTTCGCCCTTCGCCACCGAAGATCCCGACGCGGAGAAGTTCAGCACATCCGCCGACAGCCGCTTTTCCGCCAGTTCAAAACTGGAGCGGGTCCGCGTGGAGTTCTCGAAGAAGAGATTCGCGATGGTCGTGCCGCGCAACGCGGGGACCTTCTTCACGGAACGATCCAGTACTTCCCGAAACGACTCCGCCGAGTCGAGAATCTCGACGATCTCTTCCGGCGCGAGTTCGCGAATGCCCAGAAGGGACTTGCGCTCAGCGATCACCGGGGACCCTCCTCCAGTTCGCATACAACCACGGAGTCGGTGCCGTCCGTTTCCGTGAACTGCACCTTGATGACTTCCTTCCGGGAAGTCGGGACATTCTTCCCGACGAAGTCTGCACGGATTGGAAGTTCCCGATGTCCGCGGTCGATCAGCACCGCAAGCTGGATGCTCCTCGGGCGGCCGAAGTCGATGATCTCGTCCATGGCGGCGCGGATGGTGCGCCCGGTGTAGAGCACATCGTCCACAAGGACAACATGCCGGTCCACGATCGAGACGGGGAGTTCCGTCGCGCGAACGATCGGTTGCTTGGCGACGGTGTGGAGGTCGTCGCGGTAGAGCGTGATGTCCAACACTCCCATCGGAATGTCCACGCCCTCGATCTGCCGCATCCGCTCGGCGACGCGCACGGCCATCGTCTCTCCGCGTGTCCGGATTCCCGCGATCACGATTCCCTCCGGACCCGCGTTCCGTTCGATGATCTCGTGGGAGATACGGGTGATCGCCCGGCGGATGTCGCTCTCGTCCATGATGCGTGCCTTCTCCACCAATGGGACGCACGGGGGCGTTGCGGCATCCGGTTCGGGTACGGGGGGGGTGGTCGGGGTCGTTTCACTCATGGGCGAAGCCTCCTGAAAGCCGCAGCGGACTCGGATGCACAGGGCGGATTGGGCACAGAAAAGCACCGCGGTCGCCACGGACCGGGCGCGAAGTGTCGAGGGGGATCCCGGCGCGTGAACGCGGGGTCATGTCGGCCCGCTCTCGCGAGGACGGGCGGATGCTCTTTCGCGGCGTCATTTCAACCCTTCCCGGCCTCTCTGGACCGGATTAAAGGCGGAATCCTGCCGAAGTCGGGAGCGACAATAGGGGACGCGGGGGGGGTGAGTCAAGGGGGTGCGGCGCCGGGGTGGAGCAAGCGGATCCGGTCGCGGTGCCGGGATCACGACGCGGAACCCGTCGAACCGGAAGGCGCCGGGCGCCCTCAGCAGGCGCCGATCACCCGTTACGCGATGTCCAGCCTCCTCATCCGATCGCGGAGTCCCTTTCGGGAGATGCCCAGTGAGCAAGCGGCCTTCGCCTTCACCCCATCGCACCGGGCGATGGCGTTGACGATCTCTCGACGCTCCACTTCCTGCATCCGCTCCTGAAGCGATGCCGCCGGGCCACTCGGCCCGTCCCCGGGAACCGGCGCGTCTCCGCGAAGTTCCCGTGGCAGGTGCTTCGCGCAGATCTCGCCCTCCGACCTCGCGTAGAACGCGGCGCTCTCCAGCGTGTTCCGCAATTCCCGCACATTTCCCGGCCAGCGATGGGCGCGCAGGAGAGTCCGTGCCTCGGAAGAGAGGCGGATCGGGTCGACGCTCCATTCCCGGGCCACCGAGCCGAGGAAGTGATCCACAAGAAGATCCACATCTCCCGGGCGTTCGCGCAACGGCGGCAACCGCAAGCGGAACCCGCTCAGCCGGTAGTAGAGGTCCGGCAGGAAGCGGCCCTCCTCGGCCAGAACGCGAGTGTCGTTGTTCGCCGCGCAGAGAATGCGGGCCTTGATGGGGACGGGCTCAATCGACCCCACGGGGCGAACCTCGCGCTCCTCAATCACGCGCAGGAGTTTCGACTGAAACTCCAGGCCCGCCTTGGCGATCTCGTCGAGCAGCACGGTGCCGGTCTCCGTGGCAGGCAGGATCCCCGGA encodes the following:
- the pyrR gene encoding bifunctional pyr operon transcriptional regulator/uracil phosphoribosyltransferase PyrR; amino-acid sequence: MSETTPTTPPVPEPDAATPPCVPLVEKARIMDESDIRRAITRISHEIIERNAGPEGIVIAGIRTRGETMAVRVAERMRQIEGVDIPMGVLDITLYRDDLHTVAKQPIVRATELPVSIVDRHVVLVDDVLYTGRTIRAAMDEIIDFGRPRSIQLAVLIDRGHRELPIRADFVGKNVPTSRKEVIKVQFTETDGTDSVVVCELEEGPR